DNA from Fusobacteriaceae bacterium:
TCCTGGCCCGGGAACCCATGTGGAAAGAAGGCATCGACTACAAATGCGGGACGGGTCACGGCATCGGCTTTTTCCTCAATGTCCACGAAGGCCCCCAGCGGATCGCCACCAGCTGGAATCCGCAGGTCCTCGAAGAAGGCATGATCATTACCGACGAACCGGGCATTTATATTGAAAATTCCCACGGGATCCGGATCGAAAACGAGCTCGTGGTCCGGAAGGCGGAAAAAACTGAGTTCGGGCAGTTCATGACGTTCGAGACGCTGACTTTCGCGCCCATAGACCTCGATTGCGTGATTCCGGAACTGCTCTCGCCCGAAGAGCGGGATTTCCTCAACGCTTACCACGCGGACGTCTACGGAAAGATCGCCCCGCGTTTGCCGGAAGAATTGCGCCCCTGGCTGGCCAAGGTCACCCGGAGCGTCTGAAAGAAAGGAGTATTTTTCCATGTTTAAAATCGATTTGCATACCCATACGAGCGTTACGCCCCACGCCTACAGCACCGTGGAGGAAAATATCGCCCGGGCCCGGGAAAAAGGCATGGAGCTTATCGCGATTACCAATCACGGACCGGCTCTGCCCGATTCCCCCCACTGGTGGTCCCTGAAAAACCTGCGGATCATCCCCGAAACCGTCGGGGACCTCAGGATCCTCCGGGGCGTCGAGGCCAACATCGTCGACGAGGAGGGGAATATCGACCTCAACAACACGATCTACAAGGTCATGGACATTATTATTGCGGGCTTTCATCCCGTGTGGTCCTACCCGACCTGCCCCGACCGGCAAAAGAACACCGAAGCCCTCGTCCGGCTAATGGAGCGCCAATATGTGGATATCATCGCCCATCCCGGGAATCCGCAGTTCCCCATCGACATCCCGCGGATCGTGGAGACCGCCAAGCGCTGCCATGTGGCCCTTGAGATCAACAACGCCTCCCTCTCGGGGGTCAGGAAAGGCTCCGAATCCAACTGCGCCGAGATCTTCCGGCGTTGTCTGGAAAACGGGAACCTGATCGCCCTCGGCAGCGACGCCCATATTTCTTATGACATCGGCAATTTCACCCATATCCTCCCCTGGATAGAAGCCAGCCATTTTCCGTCGGAACGCATCCTGAATTCAGACAAAAGTGTTCTATTTTCGTTCATTTCGCAAAGAAAGGAACTAAAACCGTCCGTTTTTGAAAATCGGCATTACTTTTGGGAGCGTTAAAAAATTTTTCTTTACGAAGCGGGAAAAAAATGCTAAAATGACAAGGTGCGCGTTATGCGCAAAATGTGCAATCTGACTTTGCGGGAGGAAACATGTTAAATAACCAACTTTGTCAATTATTGGGAATCGAATACCCTATTATACAGGGCGCCATGGCCTGGATCGCCGACGGATACCTGGCCGGACACGTCTCCAGAGACGGCGGACTGGGCATCATCGCGGGCGGCGGCATGCCCCCCGACATCATGGAAAAGCAGATCCGGATCGCCAAGAGCATTACGGACAAGCCCTTCGGCGTCAACCTCATGCTGTTGATGGGCCAGGTCGAGGAGCAGATCGAGGTCTGCATCCGGGAAGGGGTCAAGGTCGTGACGACCGGCGCAGGCAATCCCGGTCCTTTCATGCCGAGGCTGAAGGCGGCCGGCATTAAAGTGATCCCGGTCGTGCCCACGGTGGCCCTGGCCAAACGCATGGAGCGGGCGGGCGTCGACGCCGTGATCGCCGAAGGCATGGAAAGCGGCGGCCATATCGGCAGCATTACGACCATGGTCCTCGTGCCCCAGGTCGTGGACGCCGTGAAGATTCCGGTTATCGCCGCGGGCGGCATCGCCACGGGCAGGCAGTTTCTGGCCGCTATGGCCCTCGGCGCCTGCGGAATCCAGGTGGGGACGAAATTCCTCGTCGCCGAAGAGTGTCACGTCCATGAAAATTACAAGCAGCTGATCCTGAAAGCCAAGGATCGCTCGACGGTTCCGACCGGAACCCATACGGGACATCCGGTCCGGGTCATTGAAAACAAATTCGCCCGGCAGCTCCTGGCCCTCGAAAAGGCGGGCGCCCCCAAGGAAGAGATCGAACGGCTGGGGACCGGAAAACTCCGACTCGCCGTCATAGAGGGGGACGTCGTCAACGGCTCCGTCATGTCCGGTCAGGTGGCCGCCATGGTGCGCGAGCGGACGACGACCAAGGCCATTCTTGAGGATTTCATGCGGGAACTTGGCGAAGAACAGAAAAAACTCGATGAAAAATTGGCCGCGTGGTATCGCTGATACGCGCCAAACGCGTGAAGGGACCGTTACGGGACGGTCTCTTCCCCTTTTCCGGGAAAAAAATAATAAAAAATATTGCCATTATTTCGTATTATGTGGTATAATCGAAAATATAGGTAATTATTTTGCACAATGAGGAGGGAATAAAATATGTCGATCAAAGATATATTTAACAAAGGCATCGTGGATAAGTTCAAAGACGTCGTGGACATTAACAAACTCAACCTCAAGGTCAGCAGCAAAAAAGCCGAAATCGGTAAACTCAAGGCAAAATTGGGCGACGTGGTTTACGACAAGTACAAAGAAGGGGCTCAGCTCCCCGACGAAGCCGGTGAAATCCTGAACACGATCAAGATCGCCGAAGAGGAAATCGCCGAACTGGAAGATAAAATATCCACACTGAAGACAACGATCAAGACTCCCGCCACACAAAAATGTGTCAAATGCGGCGCGGAAAACGCGGCCGACGCCAAATTCTGCAAGGCTTGCGGAACGAAGCTCGAGAAAGAACCCGAAAAACAGCCTGAGGAAGTCAAACCCGCCAAGGTGGTTTGCCCTGTTTGCGGCGTGGAATGCGAACCCGACGCCCGCTTTTGCCAAGAATGCGGCTATGACCTGACGCAGGCCCCCAAAGAGGAACCCGCCCCCGAAGAAGCGGCGCCCGTTGAGGAAGCGCCCGCGGAACCCGCTCCCGAAGCATGCGATTGCGGATGCGGCGAAGGGGAATAAGCCCTCCCGGCGATACCACAAAAAAAGCAAATAAAAAAGCGCCTTCAGACAGAGGGCGCGTTTTTTTATGTTCATGATTTCCGGAGCGGATTAAAGATCGGGGATGGCCCAGTCGATTTCCTTCTTGCCGAGGCCCCGCAGGATTTCGTTGGTCTTGCGGAAATGCCCGCAACCGAAGAAGCCGCGGTGGGCTGAAAGGGGGCTCGGATGGGGAGCTTCCAAAATATAATGCCGCGTTTTATCGATAAAAGCAGCCTTTTTTCTGGCGTTTGACCCCCAGAGCAGAAAGATCACGGGATCCTCCCGCCCGTTGAGCAGGTCAATGATCCGGTCCGTAAAGACAGCCCAGCCGATATCGGCGTGGGAATTGGGCTCACCCCGGCGGACCGTAAGGGAGGTATTGAGCAGCAGCACCCCCTGCCGGCTCCAGGGCACAAGATAGCCGTTATTGGGGATCTTGCAGCCGAATTCGGCCTTGAGTTCCTTGTACATGTTGAGCAGGGACGGCGGGATTTCAACGCCGGGATTGACCGAAAAAGCCAGCCCGTGGGCCTGTCCCGGGCCGTGGTAGGGGTCCTGCCCGAGGAGAACGATCTTGCAGTCCGCGTAGGACGTGTACTTGAGGGCCGCGTAGATGTTGTTCATATGGGGGTAGACCGTGTGGGCCCGGTATTCGGCAATCAAAAATTGCCGCAGTTTCCGGTAGTACTCTTTTTCAAATTCCCCGGCCAGGATCGGATCCCAGTCGTTTCCGAATTGTATCATGTCGGGCTCCCGCTTTTTTTCAGAATCCGAAATAAGCCTTGGCGTTGTTGTAACAGATATCCTCGACGATCTGCCCGAGGAAGGGGATGTCGGCCGGATATTCGCCGTTTTCCACGAGGTTCCCCAACTTGTTGCACAAGATCCGCCGGAAATACTCATGCCGCGGATAGGAGAGAAAGCTCCGGCTGTCGGTCAGCATACCGACGAACTGGCTCAAAAGCCCCACCTGGCTCAAGGCCTCCAGCTGCTTTTCCATGCCGTCTTTCTGGTCGAGGAACCACCAGGCTGCTCCGTACTGGATCTTGCCGCGAATCCCCCGGGGATTTCCCTGGAAGCATCCGGCCAGGACGGCCAGCACTTCGTTGTCGGCTGGGTTGAGGTTGTAGAGGATCGTCTTGGGGAGTTCATCCGTAGAGTCGAGTTTGTCCAGGAGAGCCGATAGCTTCGCCGCCACTTTGGCGTCGCCGATGCCGTCAAATCCCGTGTCGGCTCCGATTTCCCGGAGCATGCGGCCCGAATTGTTCCGGAGGGCGCCGATGTGATATTGCTGCACCCAGCCGTATTTGGCGTATTGCCGCCCGAGGAAAACGAGAAGCGTTCCCTTGTATTGGTCGATTTCTTTTTTTGTGAGGGGTTCCCCGGCAAGCGCCTTCCGGAAAACGGCCTCCGCCTCCTCTTCCGTGGCTTCGGCGTAGCAGACCGTGTCGAGACCGTGGTCCGAGAGCTTGCAGCCCGCGGCGTCAAAGAACTTGATCCGGTCTTCAAGGGCCCGCAGGAGATCCTTCAACGTCTTGATCGGGTAGCCGACGACGGCGGAGAGCTTTCCGATCCAGTCTCCGAACCAGGAGAGCTCGCAGTTGATGGCCTTGTCGGGCCGGAAAGCGGGAAGAACCGTCACCTTCAGCGTCGGGTCCGCCTTCATTTTCAGATGCCACTCGAGGCTGTCAACGGGATCGTCTGTAGTGCAGACGGTTCTGACGTCAAATTTCGCCATCATTTCGCGGGCCGTCAGGGTCTCCAGCTTTTCGTTGGCTTTTTTCCAGATGAGGTCGGCGTTTTCGGGGCAAATGAGCTCCTCGATATCGAAATAGCGCTTCAATTCCAGATGACTCCAGTGGTAGAGGGGATTTCCCACGGTCCGGGGGAGCGTCTCGACAAAGATGTCAAAGCGCGCCCTGTCGTCGGCCGCGCCGCTGATATAGTCCTCGTCATACCCTCTGGCCCGCAGTACCCGCCACTTGTAGTGGTCGCCATAGCGGTCTCCGGCCCCGAGCCAGACTTCCGTCAGGTTCCGGAATTTCTTGTTTTCGTAGATTTCTTTGGGCTGCAGGTGACAGTGATAATCAATAATCGGCATTTTCGCCGCGTATTGGTGATACAGGGTTTTGGCGGTTTCCGTGTTCAGCAAAAAATCTTTGTCCATAAAGGTTTTCATTGAGCCCCTCCCGTTACAAGATGTTTTTTCTCACGATATTCTGCGTCCGGTCCGGTCCGACGGAGATGACCGAGACGGGACAGCGCAAGACTTCTTCGATTCGCGCGATATAGGTTTTGCAGTTTGCCGGAAGATCGTCATAGTTCCGCACCTGGCTGATGTCTTCCCGCCAGCCCGGGAATTCCTCCCAGACGGGTTTGGCCGCGTACAAAAGTTCCGTGGACGCGGGGACCGAGCGGTAAATTTTCTCGTCGATCTCGTAGCCCGTACAAAGCTTGATCGTGTCGAATCCGCTCAGCACATCGATTTTCGTGATCACGATATCCGAGATCCCGTTGATGACTTGGGCGTAACGGCCGACCACAAGATCGAGCCAGCCGCATCTGCGGGGCCGTCCGGTGGTGACGCCGTATTCCGCGCCGATGGTCCTCAGCTTTTCGCCGAGCTCCCCGGTCAGTTCCGTGACGAAGGGCCCTTCGCCGACCCGGGTCGTATAGGCCTTCATGACGCCGATACAGCGGTCGATTTTGTTGGGCGCGACGCCGGCCCCGGTCGTTACGCCGCCCGAGGTGGGCGATGACGAGGTGACATAGGGGTAGGTGCCGTAGGTGATGTCGAGCATCATGGCCTGGGCCCCTTCAAAGAGGACGGTCTTTCCGCCGTCGATGGCGTTGTTGACTTCCTCCACGGCGTCAATGATCTTCGGCTTCAGGATTTCCCCGTAGGCCGTATAATTCTTGAGTATCTCGTCGTAAGAGAGCGCTTCCCTGCCGTAGATCTTCGTCAGGATCGCGTTTTTCTCGTCGAGGGCGATTTTGAGCTTTTTCTTGAAGACGTCCATATGGAGGAAATCCACGGCCCGGATGCCGACCCGATTGATCTTGTCGGCGTAGCAGGGGCCGATGCCGCGCTTTGTGGTGCCGATCCGGCCTTCGCTCAACTCCTCCCGGAGCTCGTCCATCCTCACGTGATACGGCATGACGATCTGGGCCCTGTCGCTGATCCACAGATTATCCGTGTTGCCGCCACGTCCCGTGATTTCTTTCATTTCGTCGATGAGCACTTTGGGATCAATGACGACGCCGTCGCCGATGATACATTTGGCCTTGCCGCCCACGATTCCTGAGGGGAGCAGATGCAGCGCGAATTTCTCACCGTTTACGACAACCGTATGGCCCGCGTTGTTGCCGCCCTGATAGCGGACCACGTAATCGGCCTTTGCCGCCAGGACGTCTATGATTTTTCCTTTGCCCTCATCCCCCCATTGCATTCCTACCACAACATAATTCGCCATTGCTTCCTCCTGAACTGCTTCAGACTTTCTCAATTTCGATATAATTGATGTTTTTTTTGCATTTGTATAAAAACAGCTGCTCAAACTCGGTTTTGATGTTTTCCTCCCGCAGGGGGCTTCCGTGCAGGTCCGGCGTGTGCCGGCGCACTTCGTAGCCGTCGCGGCCCGCGACGAGATCCAAAATGTCCTGATAATAACCATCATGATCGCTTTTGAAACGAATAAAGCCGCCTTTTTGCATCAGTTTATCGCAAAGATCAAAAAAACTTTCCTGAATAATCCGGTTTTTCAGCTTTTCTTCCCAGGGATCCGGAAAATTGATATAGATGTCGCGGATTTCCCCGGGGCCTACAAAGTCTTCGAGTTCTTCGGCGCGCCTTCGAAGAAAGCGCACGTTGTAACTGCCGTCGCTCCGCGCTTTTTTGGCCGCCATGCACAGGCGCTTGAAGCGGAGCTCGAGACAGAGGAAATTTCGATCGGGATGGCGCTTGGCCAATTGTCGTATAAAACCGCCGCTGCCGGAGCCGATCTCCAGGGATATGGGGCGGTCGTTTCCGAAGACTTCGCGCCAGTTGCCGCGCTTGGCGTCCATGACGCTCCTGTCGTAAAAAATAAAGTCGGGATAATCGAGGATCATGGCCACATAGGGGTTGTAATTTTTTTTCGGTCCCGCGAAAAAATGCTTCCAAAATTCATCAGGGACAATTCTTTCCATAATTTTATCCTTTGTTTTTTCAGTTGAGACGTCCGCTTTGTTCCAGATGCCGCAGAGTCCTTGAGGCCACGTCGCGGTGGGCTTCGAAGAAGGCGTCTACGGCGGCTTTTACGGAGGCTTCGTCCCGGGCGAGGATCTTTTGGGCCGCAAGGACCAGCTCATCGGCATTTTTGACGAGAAAGCCGATGTCGCGCCGCAGGATTTCTCCGGAGATATCCCGCACATTTTGCAGGTAAGGCCCGAAAACGGGCGTTTTATTGTAGCAGAGAGGTTCGAGCAGGCTGTGGCCGCCGATATTGACGAGGGTTCCCCCGACGAAGGCCAGATCGCACAGGGAATAGAGGATCTTCAATTTGCCGATGGAATCCACGAGGACAACGTCCACGGGATCGGTATTTTTCCAGATCTCTTCGAGCCGGGAAAAGCGCTTGCACGTAAATCCGCGGCTTCGGATCAATTCGTCTATCCTGACGCTGTTCTCGATATGCCTCGGGGCAATGACGAGAAGCGTATTGGGCAGTTTTTTCAGGGCCTCCAGGAGAATTTCGTTCTCGCCGGTCCGGGTGCTACCGGCGACGAAGATCTTCCGGCCCGCGGGCTTGAGGATATTCCGGAAGCGGCTTTGGACCTCTTCGGGCACGGGTTCCCGCCGAATGTCGAATTTGAGATTTCCCATGGAAAGGACCGCTTCGGGAGCGGCGCCCAGCTCAATGACGCGTCCGGCGTCTTCTTCCGACTGCATGTAAAAAGCGTCGATTTCCGAGAGGAAGTGCTTCAGGAAAAAGCGGATCAGCCGGTAACGACCGAAGCTCTTGTCGGAAATCCTGCCGTTTACGAGGACAACGCCGCCTTTGGGCATCCGGTGGACCGAGCGGATCAGATTGGGCCAGAGTTCGGTCTCCACCAGGACCAGCAGGCAACTTTCGCATTTGGACAGGGCCGCTCCGATCTGTTTTTTGTCGTCGATAGGGAAATAACGCAGCAGAATCCGGGCTTCCTTCCGGTATTTCTCGATGGCCTGGGCCATGCCCGCGTCGGTTATGCAGGTGAGCAGGATCCGTTCGCTTCGTTTTTCCAGAAAGAGCCGGATCAACGCGTCCGACAGGTTGATTTCCCCCACGGAGGCGCAGTGGATCCAGATGTAGGGACCCGCGGGCAGGTCGTCAAAGCGCTGGGTCAACCTTTTTTTGAAAAAGTTCCGTTTTTTTTGATTCCAATAAAACAATGTCCTCAGGATCGAAAGTCCCGCAGACCGCACGGCGTTATAGAGCATGATGTTCCCCGTCCTCCGGATGTAATTGATGATCGGTACGGTCAACGAGAGCGGAAATGGCGGCGGCCACTTCTTCGATTCCCATATGACTTGTGTCGATTTCCACGGCGTCGTCGGCCTTCCGCAGCGGGCTTTCCTTGCGCGTGGAATCCGTTTCGTCCCTTTTTTGGATTTCGGCCAAAACCGTCGCGTAGTCCTGCGGGGTCCCTTTGGCCAGATATTCTCCGTGGCGGCGTCTCGCCCGTTCTTCGGGGGAGGCCGCGAGGTAGATTTTGACGTCGGCCCCGGGAAAGACCACGGTGCCGATATCCCGGCCGTCCAGGACGATGGCCTTCCCTTCCCCGATCTTTCGCTGTTGATCGACCAATTTTTCCCGCACGGCGCGGATCGTCGAAACCGACGACGCCATAGCGCTTACTTCCGGCGTCCGTATCGCTTCGCTGACGTCCCGCCCGTTCAGATAGAATTTTCCTTCCCGGATATCGAGTTCCGCGTGATCAAGGAGTCGCTTCAGGTCTTCGGGCTTTTCCGGATCGAGCCCCGCTTCAAGGGTATAGAGGGCCATCATGCGGTACATGGCGCCCGTATCGAGGTAAGTCAGGCGGTATTTTTTCGCGAGCAGCTTGGCAATCGTGCTCTTCCCGCTGCCGGCGGGCCCGTCTATGGCGATGACAAATCCTTTCATATCTTTTGTCCTTTCTTCAGCTCAGTTCGATCTCGATCAGGGATTTGTTGAGGCGTTCAATGGAAATACATTCGCCGGTATCGACGTTGATTTCCGCGACGATGGCGTTGATCCGCTCTTTTCCTTCGGCCAGCAGAAATTTTTGCGGCATGGCCGTCATAAATTTCGGCAGCACGCTTTCCGTGGACATGCCGATGATCCCGTTGTCGGAGCCGGTCATTCCGATATCCGTGATGTAGCCGGTCCCCTCGGGGAGGATTTTGTTGTCGGCGGTCTGCACATGGGTATGGGTGCCCGCCACAAGGGAAACATAGCCGTCCAGGTACCAGGCCATGGCAAGCTTTTCCGAAGTGGCTTCCGCGTGAAAATCGATGATAATGAGCTTTGTGTCCGTCCGGATTTCGTCGACGGCTTCCCGGATCTTTTGGAATGGGCAGTCGGTAGGCGGCATAAAAACGCGCCCCTGCAGGCTGACCACGGCGATTTTGTTTTTCTTTTTGTCTTCGACGACGACATATCCCCGTCCGGGCGATTCGGGCGGGTAATTGAGCGGGCGCAGCGCCCGGGGGGCGCCGTCGAGGTATTCGTAGATCTCCCGCTTGTCCCAGATGTGGTTGCCCGAGGTCAAAACATCGCAGCCCCAGGAAAGGAGCTCGTCGGCCAATTTTCCGGTCAGGCCGAAGCCGTTGGCGGAATTCTCGCTGTTGACGATTACGAGGTCGTAGTTGTCTTTGTTTTTGTCAAGAAACCGTTTGAGGGTTTCCCGTCCGGGCCGTCCGACGATGTCGCCGACCAGAAGTATTTTTGTCTTGTTCACGCTGGTTCTCTCGCTTTCCGTATTCCGTAGTATGATCCCTTGATGTTACGTATTTGCTTCGCCGGTCCAGGCTTTGAGGTCGGCAATGAGCTCGTCGACGTCTTGCTCTTTCGTGGCCCAGGAGGTCACGAAGCGCACGATGGCCCGTTCGCCGTCCAATTCTTCCCAGAGCTCAAACACGTATTTTTTTTCGGCTTTGGCGATCAGGGCTTTCGAAAAGACCGGGAACTGCTGGTTCGTATCGGAATCATAGCCCAGGGCGATCCCGTTTTTAAGGAAGCCTTCTTTCATTTTTTTCGCCGTTTTGTTGGCGTGAGCGCCGTAGCTTTCGTAGAGACCGTTCTCAAAGAGCGTTTCAAACTGCAGGCCCAACAGGCGTCCCTTGGCAAAGAGGGCCCCGGTCTGCTTGATGATGTGGCCGATCCCTTCCTTGAGGTCCGGGTTTACAATGACGAGGGCTTCCCCGAAGAGGGCCCCGCACTTGGTCCCGCCGAGGTAGAAGGCGTCCGTCAGAGCCGGATAATCGGTAATGGCGATATCGTTTTTCTCCGAGGAAAGGGCCATAGCCATCCGGGCCCCGTCCAGATAGAGATAGTATTTTTTTTCCTTGCAAAATTCGCTGATGGCGACCAGTTCCTTTTTCGTATAGAGCGTCCCCATTTCCGTCGGATTGGAAAGATAGACCATCTTCGGCTCCACCGTGTGAGGCGGCAGCAGATGCCTGAGGGCCTTTTCGATCAGCGGAATCGAGAGTTTTCCGTCGGGGGAGGTCCCCACGTCAAGGATCTTGTGCCCCCGGGCTTCGATGGCGCCCGACTCATGGATGCTGATGTGGCCGGTGGAGAGCGCGATCACGCCCTGCCAGGGCTTCAGGGCCCGGGCGATGGTGATGAGGTTTGTCTGGGTGCCGCCGACGAGAAAGTACACGTCCGCGTCGGGTCTGTTGAGCTTTTTCTTCAGGGTCTCCCGGGCTTTGGCGCAGTAGTCGTCTTCGCCGTAACCCACGGTGCTTTCGAGGTTTGTGGCCGCGAGGCGCGCCATGATTTCGGGAATGGCCCCTTGGCTGTAGTCGTTGCCGAAACTGATCATATTCCTTCCTCCCCGGCCGGGATGGCGCGGTGACCGAGTCCGATAACGACTTCGTCGAGGCGGAACATGCCGATCGTCAGAAAGATACAGACGCACATGTGCTCCTCGGCGCAAGCGATCCCGATTTTCCCCCCCACGTTAAATCCCAGCGCTTTGTTTTTGATTTGCTCAATGGCTTCCCGCGTCGCGCCGATCAGGGCGCCTTCATTGACATGGGAATCATCGATGATGCCGTTCCGTTTGGCGGTAATGACCGAGCGTTCCATGATTTTCGTGACGGTATCGATGACGGATCCGCCCACGTCCACCGCGGCTGTTTTGATGTTCCGTTTCTTGTAGTCCTCTTTGAGGACCGCCTCTTCCTCCCGGGTCGAGGTCGCCATGACAATGGCGATTTTCGCGACGTCTTTGCTCTTGTACTTCATCCAGATCATCCTCCGATACTACAGTCCTACATGATTTTTCCG
Protein-coding regions in this window:
- a CDS encoding phosphatase translates to MFKIDLHTHTSVTPHAYSTVEENIARAREKGMELIAITNHGPALPDSPHWWSLKNLRIIPETVGDLRILRGVEANIVDEEGNIDLNNTIYKVMDIIIAGFHPVWSYPTCPDRQKNTEALVRLMERQYVDIIAHPGNPQFPIDIPRIVETAKRCHVALEINNASLSGVRKGSESNCAEIFRRCLENGNLIALGSDAHISYDIGNFTHILPWIEASHFPSERILNSDKSVLFSFISQRKELKPSVFENRHYFWER
- a CDS encoding DUF561 domain-containing protein, with protein sequence MLNNQLCQLLGIEYPIIQGAMAWIADGYLAGHVSRDGGLGIIAGGGMPPDIMEKQIRIAKSITDKPFGVNLMLLMGQVEEQIEVCIREGVKVVTTGAGNPGPFMPRLKAAGIKVIPVVPTVALAKRMERAGVDAVIAEGMESGGHIGSITTMVLVPQVVDAVKIPVIAAGGIATGRQFLAAMALGACGIQVGTKFLVAEECHVHENYKQLILKAKDRSTVPTGTHTGHPVRVIENKFARQLLALEKAGAPKEEIERLGTGKLRLAVIEGDVVNGSVMSGQVAAMVRERTTTKAILEDFMRELGEEQKKLDEKLAAWYR
- a CDS encoding zinc ribbon domain-containing protein, translating into MSIKDIFNKGIVDKFKDVVDINKLNLKVSSKKAEIGKLKAKLGDVVYDKYKEGAQLPDEAGEILNTIKIAEEEIAELEDKISTLKTTIKTPATQKCVKCGAENAADAKFCKACGTKLEKEPEKQPEEVKPAKVVCPVCGVECEPDARFCQECGYDLTQAPKEEPAPEEAAPVEEAPAEPAPEACDCGCGEGE
- the ung gene encoding uracil-DNA glycosylase translates to MIQFGNDWDPILAGEFEKEYYRKLRQFLIAEYRAHTVYPHMNNIYAALKYTSYADCKIVLLGQDPYHGPGQAHGLAFSVNPGVEIPPSLLNMYKELKAEFGCKIPNNGYLVPWSRQGVLLLNTSLTVRRGEPNSHADIGWAVFTDRIIDLLNGREDPVIFLLWGSNARKKAAFIDKTRHYILEAPHPSPLSAHRGFFGCGHFRKTNEILRGLGKKEIDWAIPDL
- the uxaC gene encoding glucuronate isomerase, which codes for MKTFMDKDFLLNTETAKTLYHQYAAKMPIIDYHCHLQPKEIYENKKFRNLTEVWLGAGDRYGDHYKWRVLRARGYDEDYISGAADDRARFDIFVETLPRTVGNPLYHWSHLELKRYFDIEELICPENADLIWKKANEKLETLTAREMMAKFDVRTVCTTDDPVDSLEWHLKMKADPTLKVTVLPAFRPDKAINCELSWFGDWIGKLSAVVGYPIKTLKDLLRALEDRIKFFDAAGCKLSDHGLDTVCYAEATEEEAEAVFRKALAGEPLTKKEIDQYKGTLLVFLGRQYAKYGWVQQYHIGALRNNSGRMLREIGADTGFDGIGDAKVAAKLSALLDKLDSTDELPKTILYNLNPADNEVLAVLAGCFQGNPRGIRGKIQYGAAWWFLDQKDGMEKQLEALSQVGLLSQFVGMLTDSRSFLSYPRHEYFRRILCNKLGNLVENGEYPADIPFLGQIVEDICYNNAKAYFGF
- a CDS encoding adenylosuccinate synthase, encoding MANYVVVGMQWGDEGKGKIIDVLAAKADYVVRYQGGNNAGHTVVVNGEKFALHLLPSGIVGGKAKCIIGDGVVIDPKVLIDEMKEITGRGGNTDNLWISDRAQIVMPYHVRMDELREELSEGRIGTTKRGIGPCYADKINRVGIRAVDFLHMDVFKKKLKIALDEKNAILTKIYGREALSYDEILKNYTAYGEILKPKIIDAVEEVNNAIDGGKTVLFEGAQAMMLDITYGTYPYVTSSSPTSGGVTTGAGVAPNKIDRCIGVMKAYTTRVGEGPFVTELTGELGEKLRTIGAEYGVTTGRPRRCGWLDLVVGRYAQVINGISDIVITKIDVLSGFDTIKLCTGYEIDEKIYRSVPASTELLYAAKPVWEEFPGWREDISQVRNYDDLPANCKTYIARIEEVLRCPVSVISVGPDRTQNIVRKNIL
- the trmB gene encoding tRNA (guanosine(46)-N7)-methyltransferase TrmB, whose protein sequence is MERIVPDEFWKHFFAGPKKNYNPYVAMILDYPDFIFYDRSVMDAKRGNWREVFGNDRPISLEIGSGSGGFIRQLAKRHPDRNFLCLELRFKRLCMAAKKARSDGSYNVRFLRRRAEELEDFVGPGEIRDIYINFPDPWEEKLKNRIIQESFFDLCDKLMQKGGFIRFKSDHDGYYQDILDLVAGRDGYEVRRHTPDLHGSPLREENIKTEFEQLFLYKCKKNINYIEIEKV
- a CDS encoding 3-deoxy-D-manno-octulosonic acid transferase; this translates as MLYNAVRSAGLSILRTLFYWNQKKRNFFKKRLTQRFDDLPAGPYIWIHCASVGEINLSDALIRLFLEKRSERILLTCITDAGMAQAIEKYRKEARILLRYFPIDDKKQIGAALSKCESCLLVLVETELWPNLIRSVHRMPKGGVVLVNGRISDKSFGRYRLIRFFLKHFLSEIDAFYMQSEEDAGRVIELGAAPEAVLSMGNLKFDIRREPVPEEVQSRFRNILKPAGRKIFVAGSTRTGENEILLEALKKLPNTLLVIAPRHIENSVRIDELIRSRGFTCKRFSRLEEIWKNTDPVDVVLVDSIGKLKILYSLCDLAFVGGTLVNIGGHSLLEPLCYNKTPVFGPYLQNVRDISGEILRRDIGFLVKNADELVLAAQKILARDEASVKAAVDAFFEAHRDVASRTLRHLEQSGRLN
- the cmk gene encoding (d)CMP kinase, whose product is MKGFVIAIDGPAGSGKSTIAKLLAKKYRLTYLDTGAMYRMMALYTLEAGLDPEKPEDLKRLLDHAELDIREGKFYLNGRDVSEAIRTPEVSAMASSVSTIRAVREKLVDQQRKIGEGKAIVLDGRDIGTVVFPGADVKIYLAASPEERARRRHGEYLAKGTPQDYATVLAEIQKRDETDSTRKESPLRKADDAVEIDTSHMGIEEVAAAISALVDRTDHQLHPEDGEHHAL
- a CDS encoding TIGR00282 family metallophosphoesterase encodes the protein MNKTKILLVGDIVGRPGRETLKRFLDKNKDNYDLVIVNSENSANGFGLTGKLADELLSWGCDVLTSGNHIWDKREIYEYLDGAPRALRPLNYPPESPGRGYVVVEDKKKNKIAVVSLQGRVFMPPTDCPFQKIREAVDEIRTDTKLIIIDFHAEATSEKLAMAWYLDGYVSLVAGTHTHVQTADNKILPEGTGYITDIGMTGSDNGIIGMSTESVLPKFMTAMPQKFLLAEGKERINAIVAEINVDTGECISIERLNKSLIEIELS
- a CDS encoding aminotransferase class I/II-fold pyridoxal phosphate-dependent enzyme, producing the protein MISFGNDYSQGAIPEIMARLAATNLESTVGYGEDDYCAKARETLKKKLNRPDADVYFLVGGTQTNLITIARALKPWQGVIALSTGHISIHESGAIEARGHKILDVGTSPDGKLSIPLIEKALRHLLPPHTVEPKMVYLSNPTEMGTLYTKKELVAISEFCKEKKYYLYLDGARMAMALSSEKNDIAITDYPALTDAFYLGGTKCGALFGEALVIVNPDLKEGIGHIIKQTGALFAKGRLLGLQFETLFENGLYESYGAHANKTAKKMKEGFLKNGIALGYDSDTNQQFPVFSKALIAKAEKKYVFELWEELDGERAIVRFVTSWATKEQDVDELIADLKAWTGEANT
- a CDS encoding HutP family protein, with protein sequence MKYKSKDVAKIAIVMATSTREEEAVLKEDYKKRNIKTAAVDVGGSVIDTVTKIMERSVITAKRNGIIDDSHVNEGALIGATREAIEQIKNKALGFNVGGKIGIACAEEHMCVCIFLTIGMFRLDEVVIGLGHRAIPAGEEGI